AAGCCGAGATCATTGAGAAGCTCAAGGATCGCGCCGCTCGTGCGAGCATTGCCGTGGTCACCGATTTCAAGGGCTTGACGGTGGAAGAGGTGACGAACCTGCGTATGAAGCTCCGCGAACAGGGAGTGGAATATCAGGTCGTCAAGAACACCCTGGCCCGGATCGCGCTGACTGGCAGCCCGCATGACGTCATCAAGGATCGATTCAAGGAGCAGTGCGCCGTCGCTTTCGGGTATGAAGACCCGGTCGCGGCAGCCAAGGCCCTGGTCGACTATGCCAAGACCAACAAGAAGTTCTCCCTCCGTTTCGCCTGCCTGCAAGGCAAGGTGATCGATGAGGAAGGCATCAAGGCGCTGTCCACGCTCCCCAGCAAGCCGCAGCTGCTTGCCCAGGTGCTTGGAACCATGAACGCGGTGCCCACGAACTTCGTGTCGCTGCTGGCCAACGTCCCGCGTGGCATGCTCAACGTGCTCACGGCCCTCAAAGACAAAAAAGAAGCCGCTTAAGCCAAAGCGAATTTAAGGAGAGACGAAATGTCCGATATCACCAAAGAGCAGGTTGTTGACTTCATCGCCAATATGACCGTCCTTGAGCTTTCCGAGTTCATCAAGGAGCTCGAAGAGAAGTTCGGCGTCTCCGCTGCCGCCCCCATGGCCGCCATGCCCATGATGGCCATGGCTGGTGGCGAGGCCGCCGCCGAGGTCGAGGAGAAGACCGAGTTCGACGTGATCCTGACCGGCTCCGGCGCCAACAAGATCAACGTCATCAAGGTTGTCCGCGCTCTGACCGGCCTGGGCCTGAAGGAAGCCAAGGACAAGGTTGACGCTCTGCCCTCCACCATCAAGGAAGCCGTGTCCAAGGCCGACGCCGAAGACGCCAAGAAGCAGCTTGAAGAAGCTGGAGCTACTTGCGAAGTCAAATAACTTGTTGCAAGGTATCGCATCGACGCCAAAAGAGCGCACCCCCCGAAAGGGGGGAGTGCGCTCTTTTGCGCTTTCATTTGTATTCCCCTAAATCATTAATGATTTCAGCGGGTTGACATATAGGGCGGCGAGGCCCAGGCCAGCCCGGCATCCACGCCGGGAAACCAATGTGAAGGCCGCCGGCCACCGGCGGATCAACACCACTTCTCTTCGA
The window above is part of the Fundidesulfovibrio soli genome. Proteins encoded here:
- the rplJ gene encoding 50S ribosomal protein L10, which translates into the protein MQTREQKAEIIEKLKDRAARASIAVVTDFKGLTVEEVTNLRMKLREQGVEYQVVKNTLARIALTGSPHDVIKDRFKEQCAVAFGYEDPVAAAKALVDYAKTNKKFSLRFACLQGKVIDEEGIKALSTLPSKPQLLAQVLGTMNAVPTNFVSLLANVPRGMLNVLTALKDKKEAA
- the rplL gene encoding 50S ribosomal protein L7/L12 encodes the protein MSDITKEQVVDFIANMTVLELSEFIKELEEKFGVSAAAPMAAMPMMAMAGGEAAAEVEEKTEFDVILTGSGANKINVIKVVRALTGLGLKEAKDKVDALPSTIKEAVSKADAEDAKKQLEEAGATCEVK